The following are encoded together in the Thermodesulfobacteriota bacterium genome:
- the mqnC gene encoding cyclic dehypoxanthinyl futalosine synthase yields the protein MAVNNVLSKVLKQDRITPEEGLTLLRETDLLELGALADITRKRFHADGYVTFVADTNPNYTNVCDTECLFCAFWRPPGASDAYTLSIDELITLMKTSYHNGATTVLLQGGHNPELKLEYYVELTRRVTEEIPDLHFHAFSAPEISAIAKYSEITTKEVLEKLWGAGLRTIPGGGAEVLSNRIRKRISPLKINADQWIEVTKEAHVIGFKTTATMMFGHFEEDEDIIEHLERIRALQDETSGFLAFIPWTFKPKNTFLEQKLPHEISGDRYLRVLALSRIYLDNIIHIQGSWFTQGKKMGSISVHYGANDLGGTLYDENVLGCAENKLRSTVDELAHMISSAGFKPAQRDTFYRIINYF from the coding sequence ATGGCGGTAAACAATGTTCTCAGTAAGGTCTTGAAGCAAGATCGTATAACTCCTGAAGAAGGGCTCACACTTCTTCGTGAAACCGACCTGCTTGAATTAGGTGCCTTAGCAGATATAACTAGAAAGAGATTCCACGCCGATGGATATGTTACATTCGTAGCAGACACAAACCCTAATTATACAAATGTGTGTGACACAGAATGCCTTTTCTGCGCATTCTGGAGACCCCCGGGTGCCTCAGACGCCTATACCTTATCGATAGATGAGCTCATTACGCTCATGAAGACATCTTATCACAATGGAGCCACCACTGTACTTCTGCAAGGCGGTCATAACCCGGAATTAAAACTCGAATATTATGTTGAATTGACGAGGAGGGTAACCGAAGAGATTCCCGATCTTCATTTTCATGCATTTTCAGCGCCCGAAATTAGCGCGATAGCAAAATATTCAGAAATTACTACAAAAGAGGTATTGGAAAAACTATGGGGAGCAGGTCTCAGAACCATACCCGGAGGCGGGGCTGAGGTTTTAAGCAATAGAATTAGAAAAAGGATAAGTCCGTTGAAAATAAACGCTGATCAGTGGATAGAGGTAACCAAAGAGGCACATGTGATCGGTTTTAAGACCACTGCCACTATGATGTTTGGACATTTTGAAGAGGACGAAGATATCATCGAGCACCTTGAAAGAATAAGAGCCCTTCAGGATGAGACTTCTGGCTTTCTAGCATTTATTCCGTGGACATTTAAACCAAAAAACACATTTCTAGAACAAAAACTTCCCCATGAAATTAGTGGGGACAGATACTTACGTGTCCTTGCTTTATCCAGAATTTATCTCGACAATATTATCCACATTCAGGGCTCATGGTTTACTCAAGGCAAAAAGATGGGCTCGATTTCCGTTCATTACGGTGCAAACGATTTAGGGGGCACATTATACGATGAAAATGTTTTGGGCTGTGCTGAGAATAAACTTAGGTCGACTGTCGATGAACTTGCCCATATGATAAGTAGCGCCGGATTCAAACCCGCACAGAGAGATACATTCTATAGAATCATCAACTACTTTTAA